The nucleotide sequence cccagagctgtgaggccatcTCACTAACGACTCAGCCCCTGGGCCGCCTGTTGCAGATACCAcccaaaaagcaacaacaaagtCGTCCAGGTCAACATGACATTTTCCCTTTATTTGCATTGCAGACACAATATATTTTAGAGACATTTTACATGGGGTAGAATGAAGGATAGACTTGatcatccagaaaaaaaaatcaaataacatTGAGGTACACAGACCCAAGAATCTTATGATTGGAATGTAAATTTCCTTTACATTTGTGATTGTGAAATAAATGGAGTTCTTTACCACAAAAATATCCAATATTATTTTAGGGCTATCTTGGCAGGGTGATTTCAAGGAAACCAATCTCCATTGCTAGGCTTCATCAGTCAGTCCTAGTACAGTAGGCTGCGATATTGATCTCCCTCTCAAATGTTTGGCTACGTTAGAAAGGACGAACATGGAACTGGAAGTGCTTGATTAATAATGCCAACGGATGTTTGGACATTAGGAAGTTTACGACACATGGCATAACAATAATTATAAAGCTACTTACAGTAAATGTACTTGCATTTTGCAGGGCATATTTTAATGAGACTTTTATCGTGTCTTATTGTACAAACCCTCTGCTTTGGATTTTGATCACACAACACAAAGTGCTTTGATGTCAGAATGATGATGTCTTGTGAGCATAAAATGCATAAATTTGTTAATCATGCTCTTTCACAAAGTTACATTTTGTCAATTTCCTTTTACTTGAATAATAAAGAGTTCAGTGCTGTAAAGGTGTACTGTATATATGAGTCATGGCCATACAAAACATTACATCATTTTTGAGAGGGTGAAGTGGATGTGCTGTCTTGTTGTGACTGGGTAACGAGATATGTAATCAGATTATGcatccattttcaacaccgcCTATCCTTTTCAGtgtcgtggggtgctggagcctatataACAACATTTTCCATTCATGTTTGCATTTTCTGTACTTCCCCTTGTCAATCGCAACAAAGTTGCAACATTAATACCCACACAAATCCTCATGAATTTAATATTTGATCATCCCAACCTACTCTTTACATTTTACACCCCCCTGCCCATACTAGTTCTGGGGGATTGTCCAGAATATTCATTCCCTCTTTGTCCAGATTCTTCATGGTCCGTAGTCTGCACCGATACTTGAGATGGTGGAGAAGGTGGAGGATAGGAAGGAGGAGGGATATTAAGGTGAGGGAGAGATGGTAAAGCAGGCCTAGGAGAGGTTGGAAGAGGTGGTGGGGTGGTCAAGGTTTCAAAAGAGGAGTGATGGGAGGTGCGGGATCGGGTGGTAGCAGGAGAGGCGTGTGCGCTCCTGATCCGTAATGGTTGAGATGGGCAATCACTGATTTGCTCTAGCAATGATGGCATGTCTCCCTCAATCTTCTCTAGCACTGCCACCATTTGCTTTTCAATCTGCTCAATCACACTGTCCATTTGCCAGTCGCTTGTCGCTCTGCCTCCCACTCCTCCAGGATGTAACCCAGTCCCATACATCCCAACACTTCTTCCACTTGCATACAAGGTGGAATATGGACTCCCATAGGCTCCTGTCATTCCTACGCCTATAGTCCCAATGTCTCTGTTGTATGGTGTGGCATGCTGGCCCAGACTAGCAGAGCTCCCAATTGCATAGCATCCCTGACTAGGATCATCTTTGGTCATGTTGAATTCTGCACTGTATCGGTCTGTTTTTTTGGCCTCCCTGTCTCTCCTCAGCAAAGGACTGGTTTCACCCCTTAACCCAACGCCTAGACCTACATCGGCCCCAACTGTGGGCGTGATAGCCTGTGCGACCAATGTTGCCGCTGAACTCTCTGCCACTGCCTCAGGTAGTTGCGTCTGACACCAGCTTCCATCATTTCTATCTTTCGCTGTGTCATTAGCAGAGGCTTCGGGTGGAGGATTGTGAAGTGTTGCGGTCATCTTGTGCTTGTTGCTGGCGTCTGGGGAGGTACACGTCAGTTTCTTGTCAGAGTGGCAACTTGAAATGCTGTCTGTTAGCTTGTTGCATTCAGTGGTCTTAGAAGGGTCCTTTTTGGATTCTGTGTTGTCATCCAAATTGGGAACTGTTATGTTGGTTTGAGCAGCTGTCAATTTCCTTGTGCCAGGATTATCAGGGGGTGTGGATGCGTCCACTTTAATATTCACCTCTACCGTCTGCTGGTTTTTGACCTCCTGGTCAACGTTCACTGGCCTATTTTCAACCATTACTTCTAATGGCACACCACTGGTTATAACTCCGCCTTCTATAACGCTGGTCCCCTCCTCATTACTTGTCACCTCAGACACTTTTACTTTACCATCCCCTTCCTCACCACTCAGTACATCAGCTGAACTGTCAACAACTGACTCAGAGTTCTTCAGACGCTGCATGAAGGTGGTAACACGGATTGCTTTCTGCAAGATAGGCAAAGTAAAGAGTATCAAATGTTTTTACATATTAACTCTTTATTGTGTCTCAACAACACTTTATTAAGGTGACCATTGTTAATACAGTATTTCTAAGGCTTATCTGTTGTGCATCTGAAATAACTTATTACGGCACAATCATATTAAGCACTTGGATGATTCCTGTGAAGGGAATCGTGCACATATTTACTTCCAGTTGTATTTAATACGCCTGGTCTGAATCCATCTCAAGACTCCATCTTCCCATATTTCTCATTGCTTACTTGACATCTTAAGTAACCCTTTCCTTCGCCCAATGAAAGAATATGGGAAAATACATGATCTTAGATGTTTCTTAACTAGGGAAATAATTATATGGAAGTCTAAAACTACTCTAACACAGATATGATGTTCATATGAAAGAGCAGCTTCCAGTTTGTTAGCGCAAATGTAACACTGAGGTGCAGTTTGGATTTTGATACAGGGAAAGACAAGGTGCCTTGTACATTGAATTATTACATTTGAATGGTCCACAGTGGTTTTTAGCCACTACATCCTTTCCATTCTACTCTCCTTATCAACactaacttaaagatgaattcAATATATTACATCCCTCTTCTGTATCATTGTATTCattcaaactgattttttttcatagtccAGTGCAGATGAGGAGTAGGAAAGGAGCAGGGCACACCACTTTGAACGTTTAACTGTGAAAAGGATAAGTGGGACAGGTGATCTCCTTTGGGACAGGCAGAGTGGAAAGTGCATGGACAGAGCTCATGAGGAGACCGTCACCAGTCAAGATATGATCAACACATCTCATGGCttactgttttctttttattacttGCAGTAGtatcatttttgggggattatttACCTATAAAATAGTCAATTCAATGCATGTTCAGCCACTGAGAGATGCTTTTTCACTGGATCATGCCAGACTAAATGTGCAGTTCCACCAACGCTCTGTCCTTCCATTCTCTATCATAATAATCTACAATACCTTCAACTCCTGGGAATTTGACagggaaagaaagaagaagTTTATAACTGTTACTTATGCTTTGAGCAATACTACCGTTATGTTACTCTTGCTCTCTCCTTTACGTCAATAATGTCATATTATGATACAGTGTATTAATtctgctgttttattttctagGAATGGACCAGTACAATACTATACAGCTGTGCTCATACTTGGACTTGCAATGAATTGCTTCGGGTCACCAGCCTGATATTCCGGTATGTACATGTGCCTAcaaatcattttgtgttttacaaatGTGAGTATTAGTATTCTAACCCGgtctaaaaaaatatgtggTATTAAAGCATCACTGCTATCTTCAACCATCATTGCTAAGTATAGTTAATTGCAATTCACTACCTATGGTTTTAATCTTTTATCTTCTACTGTTCTCTCTTTAAAACGAAGACATGTATTTGTATTGTAACGTCATATTACGTAAAACGATATAGAAAATCTTGACTTCCTACCCGCCATTTGGCCTTTGCAAAGTTCTTCTCAAACTGAGCACAGACACCATCCTTCAGGTTCTTCTCTGAAGCGCCGTTCCCTGCGATCCTGACAGAATCAGCACTCAAAACATAAGATCAAGGCCTATACTGTGTCCAAATACATTTGCACTTGTGAGGCAATATGACAATGTGGAAAAACAATACCATTCATGCCAAAGTGCATCTTGGGCTGTGATTCTCAGCATTTGATCCACTTCCATGAGTCGACAGACAAGCTCCTTCGCTGTAAATGTAAATGCAACAAAAGTCAACAGATGAAGGAAACAATGAAATTGTGTAGTTTCTCActtcattattatttgttttatgatgGGAGGGGAACACGTCAAATAGTAACCTTGctgcttttgtttatttaattcaatttctgACATTACAAACAAGAACTGTTAATCTTTCCCCCTTGGATATATGTCTTTTAATGACATCTTCTATCCCCCATATTAATCTGGGATATTACTAATTTTGAAGCTTGTCTGACCAATGATGTTTTTAGCCacaattttctttctttaaagaaataattttaaacaatttgTTGCAATTCTGTTGGTATCAATCACTGTCGGTCAAAAATTATAAGCACTGCACTTCAAGTACTTCCCATATTACATGACACTAAATGTATCCGTGTGACCAGTGACAGAAGAGatgaatttaagaaaaaaatatgttaatttagCCAAATATCGTGGTAACCACTGTCACAGAAACTGATAAAATGCCCATtcactaacatttttttataccaaGGTATATGTTGCCCTCttgtggaaaatatatatacctgCAGGAGAGATGTCGTCCCAATATGGGGAATCAAACTCAAATTCCCCAGCAACGATGCGACAGAAAATAATGCGATTGTGTAGATCTGTGTTCTCCTCTTCTGTCTCATCATAAAAAGGAGGGTTACCCGATAAACtgcaaaaattagaaaaaaaatattgtgtccATCTTATTTTATGGTCATCTCGCTGTTGTATTTAGTGTAAATCTAAAACCACAAGATCAGATattattttcatcatattttgtggTGCTTTTCAATCTTGAATT is from Stigmatopora nigra isolate UIUO_SnigA chromosome 1, RoL_Snig_1.1, whole genome shotgun sequence and encodes:
- the camkvl gene encoding caM kinase-like vesicle-associated, like, which translates into the protein MFALLTAGIFSSSSIAPSSPDWSSLSILDNLAANVRNHTSPELPQLKVNAVMPFGCLALRDGQTYDSISDVTDKYEIGQVLRAKEFCELCLAKERQTSKVFVCKKFLKKDGRKVRKAAKNEIMILKLVNHPNILQLIDTFETRKEYYIIQELATGGDVFDWIQDQGNYTERDASNVIRQVLEAVAYLHSLNIVHRNLKLENLMYYNENNHNKVVLRDFYLSRFENGPITEPCGTPEYLAPEVVARHRYGRPVDCWAVGVIMFILLSGNPPFYDETEEENTDLHNRIIFCRIVAGEFEFDSPYWDDISPAAKELVCRLMEVDQMLRITAQDALWHEWIAGNGASEKNLKDGVCAQFEKNFAKAKWRKAIRVTTFMQRLKNSESVVDSSADVLSGEEGDGKVKVSEVTSNEEGTSVIEGGVITSGVPLEVMVENRPVNVDQEVKNQQTVEVNIKVDASTPPDNPGTRKLTAAQTNITVPNLDDNTESKKDPSKTTECNKLTDSISSCHSDKKLTCTSPDASNKHKMTATLHNPPPEASANDTAKDRNDGSWCQTQLPEAVAESSAATLVAQAITPTVGADVGLGVGLRGETSPLLRRDREAKKTDRYSAEFNMTKDDPSQGCYAIGSSASLGQHATPYNRDIGTIGVGMTGAYGSPYSTLYASGRSVGMYGTGLHPGGVGGRATSDWQMDSVIEQIEKQMVAVLEKIEGDMPSLLEQISDCPSQPLRIRSAHASPATTRSRTSHHSSFETLTTPPPLPTSPRPALPSLPHLNIPPPSYPPPSPPSQVSVQTTDHEESGQRGNEYSGQSPRTSMGRGV